One stretch of Armatimonadota bacterium DNA includes these proteins:
- a CDS encoding endonuclease/exonuclease/phosphatase family protein, producing the protein MRIATWNTQGSRGIDGVWSTPRIASALRPLGADAICLQELHQRTVARGGEDQPARIAELLGRHITFQPNVTYLIGAYGVGILLREAPLEVRMHALPGRGEPRGALEVRIGAGFGRRRLILFCTHWGLTGAARREQGNALAAIVQQTSGPVVLCGDFNEEPDAPGVASLIERCELQDVGGAALTWPSDQPAARIDLVLISKGLRAGPPELFGGRASDHLGVCVDVSRETADAAGRL; encoded by the coding sequence ATGCGGATCGCCACCTGGAACACGCAGGGCAGCAGGGGCATCGACGGCGTCTGGTCGACGCCGCGGATCGCCTCGGCCCTGCGTCCCCTGGGCGCGGACGCCATCTGCCTGCAGGAGCTGCACCAACGGACGGTGGCGCGTGGCGGCGAAGATCAGCCTGCGCGCATTGCCGAGCTCCTTGGCCGGCACATCACGTTCCAGCCGAACGTCACCTACCTGATCGGCGCCTATGGCGTGGGGATCCTCCTGCGCGAGGCGCCGCTCGAGGTGCGCATGCACGCGCTTCCGGGTCGCGGCGAGCCGCGTGGCGCGCTCGAGGTGCGGATCGGCGCGGGTTTCGGCCGGCGGCGGCTCATCCTCTTCTGCACCCACTGGGGCCTCACCGGCGCGGCAAGGCGGGAGCAGGGCAACGCGCTTGCGGCGATCGTGCAGCAGACCTCCGGCCCCGTGGTCCTCTGCGGCGATTTCAATGAAGAGCCGGACGCGCCCGGCGTCGCCTCGCTGATCGAGCGGTGCGAGCTTCAGGACGTCGGCGGCGCGGCGCTCACCTGGCCCAGCGACCAGCCGGCTGCACGCATCGACCTCGTCCTGATCTCGAAGGGGCTGCGGGCCGGACCGCCGGAACTGTTTGGCGGCCGCGCCTCCGACCATCTCGGGGTCTGCGTGGATGTTTCACGTGAAACGGCCGACGCCGCCGGACGCCTCTAG
- a CDS encoding ParB/RepB/Spo0J family partition protein produces the protein MATRALGKGLAALISEAAQEGSSLKEVDLTAIEPNPWQPRTQFNAEALAELAASVREHGILQPLLVTPKPEGGYLLVAGERRFRAAQAAGLIRVPVAVKSCTPQEMLEIALVENVQREDIGPIEAARAYLRLADEFGLTQEQIAGRVGKSRVAVTNTIRLLSLPIEVQDGVEGRTISEGHARALLGASGDAAQTRIFRQVVRRGLSVRETEQLARAAGSPAAVAPRSRPAPSPEIKFMNEQLSSQLYTRVRILPAGQGGRIEIDYFDQRELERLFDILSRAG, from the coding sequence ATGGCAACACGCGCACTGGGTAAGGGTCTGGCCGCGCTGATCTCGGAAGCCGCGCAAGAGGGCAGCAGCCTGAAGGAGGTCGATCTGACCGCGATCGAACCAAACCCGTGGCAGCCACGAACCCAGTTCAATGCCGAGGCGCTGGCCGAGCTTGCCGCCAGCGTCAGGGAGCATGGAATCCTGCAGCCACTCCTCGTCACCCCGAAGCCGGAGGGCGGATACCTGCTGGTCGCCGGTGAGCGCCGCTTCCGCGCGGCTCAGGCGGCCGGGCTTATCCGCGTACCGGTTGCGGTGAAGAGCTGCACGCCGCAGGAGATGCTTGAGATCGCCCTCGTGGAGAACGTGCAGCGCGAAGATATCGGGCCGATCGAAGCGGCGCGCGCCTATCTTCGGCTCGCCGACGAGTTTGGCCTCACACAGGAGCAGATCGCCGGGCGCGTGGGCAAAAGCCGGGTCGCCGTGACGAATACGATCCGGCTCCTCAGCCTGCCGATCGAAGTCCAGGACGGGGTGGAAGGCCGCACGATCAGCGAGGGCCACGCCCGCGCGCTGCTCGGCGCTTCCGGCGACGCAGCCCAGACCCGCATCTTCCGGCAGGTGGTGCGGCGCGGACTCTCCGTCCGGGAAACCGAGCAGCTTGCGCGCGCAGCCGGCAGCCCGGCAGCGGTCGCGCCGCGCAGCCGGCCGGCCCCTTCGCCCGAGATCAAGTTCATGAACGAACAGCTCTCATCGCAGCTCTATACGCGGGTCCGCATACTGCCTGCCGGGCAGGGCGGGCGTATCGAAATCGACTACTTCGACCAGCGCGAACTCGAACGCCTCTTCGATATCCTCTCGCGCGCCGGCTAG
- a CDS encoding ParA family protein gives MPRIFAVVNQKGGVGKTTTAVNLAAFLALEGERVLLADIDAQANATSGLGIAPVERSPGSWDLLVETRPLADCIRATSVPGLDIVPATIDLAGAEIEMAARPGRELALRHALREAEGRYDTVLIDSPPSLGLLTLNALAASGEVILPVQTEFYALEGLSRLLQTIQLVQRGMNPSLKVGLVLLTLYDSRTRLAQQVAAEVRAYFGDVVSATTVPRSVRLSEAPGHGVPVALYDRTSPGARAYSEIAREIHRYGNTRTG, from the coding sequence ATGCCGCGCATCTTTGCCGTCGTCAATCAGAAGGGCGGGGTTGGCAAGACCACCACTGCCGTCAACCTCGCAGCATTTCTGGCGCTGGAGGGTGAGCGCGTGCTGCTTGCCGACATCGATGCGCAGGCCAACGCCACATCGGGCCTTGGCATCGCGCCGGTCGAGCGCTCGCCGGGCAGCTGGGACCTCCTCGTGGAGACCAGGCCGCTGGCCGACTGTATCCGCGCCACCAGCGTGCCGGGGCTGGATATCGTGCCCGCAACCATCGACCTGGCAGGCGCGGAGATCGAGATGGCCGCGAGGCCGGGACGCGAACTCGCCCTGCGCCATGCGCTGCGCGAGGCAGAGGGGCGGTACGACACCGTCCTGATCGATTCGCCGCCATCCCTCGGACTTCTCACACTGAACGCACTCGCCGCCTCCGGCGAAGTGATTCTGCCGGTGCAGACCGAATTCTACGCACTGGAAGGCCTCAGCCGCCTGCTGCAGACCATCCAGCTCGTGCAGCGGGGCATGAACCCAAGCCTGAAAGTCGGCCTCGTGCTGCTCACACTGTACGACTCCCGCACAAGGCTTGCGCAGCAGGTGGCAGCCGAGGTTCGCGCCTACTTCGGCGACGTCGTTTCGGCCACTACCGTGCCCCGAAGCGTACGGCTGAGCGAAGCGCCGGGACATGGAGTGCCGGTTGCGCTCTATGACCGCACCTCGCCCGGAGCCCGGGCCTATTCCGAAATCGCACGGGAGATACACCGCTATGGCAACACGCGCACTGGGTAA